A stretch of DNA from Thalassococcus arenae:
CTTTCCCGGCGACATGGCGGGCGCCCTGAACGCGCTGGACGGCAAGATCAGCAGCCGCACCGCGATGCGCCTGCGCAAGGAGGCCGGCGTGCGCCAGACCGGCGATCCCTGGCAACGCATCAACCAGCTGGATCCCGAAAGACTGGAACGGCTGGTGCAGTCGGAAAGCATCGAGGTCGCCGCGGTCATGCTGTCCAAGATCGACGTCGCCAAGGCCGCCCAGGTCTTGTCGCGGCTGCCGGGGGAAAAGGCGCGCCGGATCGGATACGCGATCTCGATGACGACCGGCGTCACGCCGGAAGCCGTGGACCGGATCGGCTTGTCGATCGCCGCGCAGCTGGACGCCGAACCGCCCCAGGCCTTCAAGGCGCGCCCCGACGAACGGCTGGGGGCGATCCTGAACTACGCCAGCACCGCCGACCGCGAAACCCTTCTGTCGCAGCTGGAAGAGGACGATGCCGGTTTCGCCGAAGCCGTGCGCAAGGCGATCTTTACCTTCGCCAACATCCCCGACCGGCTCAGGGCGATCGACGTGCCCAAGATCACCCGCGACGTCCCGCAAGAGGTGCTGGCGACCGCCCTGGCCGGTGCCACGTCCGAGGCCGACGCGCGCACCGCCGACTTTCTGCTGTCGAACATGTCCAAGCGCCTGTCGGGCGCCCTGAGGGAAGAGGCCGAGGCCCTGGGCGAGGTCAAGACGAAAGCGGCGGAAAAGGCCATGGGCCAGGTGGTGGCGGCGATCCGCGATCTGGTGACCGCGGGCGAGATCGAGTTCGCCGAACCCGACGAAGACGGCTGACGCTCGCGCCTTGCGGGCATCCGGGCCGCGCCCTATGACAGGGAAAACCGTCGCGGGGGCATCCCTTGGCCAAGACGAAACAGCCCGAACGGGCGCATGGCGGCTGGCAGGACCGGTTGGCCGACTGGGCGATCCGCGCCCTGATCTGGCTTGCCCTGCGCCTGCCCGCCCGCACGCGGCTGCGGTTGGTCAGCTGGATCGTGCGACGCCTGGTTTCGCCGCTGATCGGCTGGCACAAGCGGGCGCTTGCCAATCTCGATCACGTCTGGCCCGATCTCGATCCGGCGGAACGGCAGCGCATCGCCGATGGCGCGGTCGACAACCTGGCCCGCGCCTTTATCGAGAATTACGACGTGCCGGAATTCCTGCACCGCGCGCGCGGCATGACGCTGTCGGGCGAAGGCCTTGCCGCGCTGGAACAGGCGCGCGCCCAGGGCAGACCGGTGTTGTTCGTGACCGGCCACTACGGCACACCCGAAGGCGCGCGCTGCGCGCTGGTATCGCGCGGCGAGACGATCGGCGGCCTGATCCGCCCGATGTCCAACCCGTTCTTCCACGATCACTATGTGCAGAACATGCATGATCTGTCGCCGCCGGTCTTCGAACAGGGCCGCCGCGGCACGATGCAGCTGATCAAGCACCTGCAGTCGGGCGGCAAGGCGGTGCTGTTGTTCGACCTTTACGACAGCGCGGGCACGCCGATCGATTTCCTCGGCAAACCGGCGCCGACGCTCACCTCGGCGGCCGATATCGCGCTGCGCACCGATGCGGTGATGATCCCGTTCTTCGGCATCCGGCACGCCGACCGCTTCGGTTTCGATGCGGTGTTCGAGGCGCCGATACCGCATGGCGACCCGCTTGCCATGATGACCGAGGCGACCCGCCGGCTCGAGGCCCGGATCAAGGCCGATCCGACGCAATGGATGTGGGTGCATCGCCGCTGGAAACCCAAGCGACAGGCCAAACGTCAGCGCAAGCGCGCCGCGGCGATGATGGGGCCGTAACGCGGCGTCTGCACCAGCACGACGACCGGGTCGCTGCCGTTGATCTGCACGGTCGTCTCGAAATCCAACGCGCCATCCCAGCGGCCCACGACGGACCAGTCCTTGACGATATGCGAATAGGCCAGCGTCTGGCCGGCGTTTTCGCCGCGGCGGATCTTGACGCTTTCGCTGGGCTTGTAGCGCACAAGATGAATGTCGCAGGGCGCGATCTGGCCATTGGCCTTGGCGCGGATCACCAGGCTGTTGCCGCGCCGTTCCAGCGTGACCGCGGCCTTCTTCGGCGATTCGCGGTGTTTCTGGATCAGGTCGGCCACCTTCATCGGGTGCGATCCAACCACGTCTTCCTGCCCGTTGATCACCATTTGCGGCGTGTAGATCGACCGCCGCCCGCCGGTCTGAGCATAGCCTTTCTGGCGCTTGGTGAACCCGGGTTGGGCAAAGCTGTCCTTCCAGCCGATATAGTCCCAGTAATCCACGTGCAGGGCCAGCGGAATGACATCGTCGCGGTCGGCCAGCGACCCAAGGATTTCGTCGGCGGGCGGACAGGACGAACACCCCTGCGAGGTAAACAGTTCGACGACCACCGGATTCGCCTGGGCCTTCGCCGCAACCGGCGCGAGGCCCGCCGCCGCGACGCAAAACGCGAATATCCACTGTCCGATCTGACGCATGTTCCAAGCTCTTCGGTTGCCGAAGCTTACACCTAAAAGAGCCGGCAGGAATTCGCCAATCAAGGTTTTGCGAGAGTGTGTGACAGACGGGCTGACGATTTTGGTATTCCGTGGTATACAAAATCGCCGCACCCCCCTTGATCGAACTCCGCCCTTGCGGCAGAACGCGCGGTAAAGAGCCCCTATTTCACCCCTCGAAAGGAGACGCTTCATGCCCATCACGGTCGGTCAGGACAGCGCGAAGACCCGCAAGACGCTTTCGGCAGGCGGCGCATCGTTTGCCTACTACTCCATCCCGGCGGCACAGGCCGCGGGTCTGGGCGATTTCTCGCGTCTGCCCGCCGCGCTGAAGGTGGTTCTGGAAAACATGCTGCGCTTCGAGGATGGCAAGACCGTCACGGTGGATGACATCAAGGCCTTCGCCGAATGGGGCGCCAAAGGCGGCCAGAACCCGCGCGAGATCGCCTATCGCCCGGCGCGCGTGCTGATGCAGGACTTCACCGGCGTGCCCGCGGTGGTCGATCTGGCCGCCATGCGCGACGGCATCAAGGCCCTGGGTGGTGACCCGCAAAAGATCAACCCGCTGAACCCGGTCGACCTGGTCATCGACCATTCGGTCATGATCGATGAATTCGGCAATCCGCGCGCCTTCCAGGTCAATGTCGACCGCGAATACGAACGCAACATGGAACGCTACACCTTCCTCAAATGGGGGCAGACCGCGTTCAACAATTTCCGCGTCGTGCCGCCGGGCACCGGCATCTGCCACCAGGTGAACCTGGAATACCTGGCGCAGACCGTCTGGACCGATACCGACCAGAACGGCGACACGGTCGCCTACCCGGATACGCTGGTGGGCACCGACAGCCACACCACCATGGTCAACGGCGCCGCGGTGCTGGGCTGGGGCGTCGGCGGGATCGAGGCCGAGGCCGCCATGCTGGGACAGCCGATCTCGATGCTGATCCCCGAGGTGGTCGGCTTCAAGCTGACCGGCGCGATGGTCGAAGGAACGACCGGCACCGATCTCGTGCTGAAAGTGGTGGAAATGCTGCGGGCCAAGGGCGTCGTCGGCAAGTTCGTCGAATTCTACGGGCCCGGCCTCGACAACCTGCCGCTGGCCGACCGCGCGACCATCGCCAACATGGCCCCCGAATACGGCGCCACCTGCGGGTTCTTCCCGATCGACGACGAAACCTTGCGCTACCTGCGCAATACCGGGCGCGACGAGGACCGAATCGCGCTGGTCGAGGCCTATGCCAAGGAAAACGGCTTCTGGCGTGGACCGGATTACGATCCGGTCTATACCGACACGCTCGAACTGGACATGGGCACCATCGTGCCCGCCATCTCGGGGCCCAAGCGTCCGCAGGATTACACGCCGCTGGACCGCGCCGCATCGGCCTTCCTGGACGTTGTCAACGAATACCGCGGCACCGACAGCAGCGCCGCCGCCGAAGACATGGCCGCCGAGGGCCCCGCGCCCACCGAAGCCCCCGACCCCCGGAAATCCGCCGCGGTCGAAGGCCAGGACTACACCCTGCGCGACGGCTCGGTGGTGATCGCCTCGATCACGTCCTGCACCAACACCTCGAACCCCTACGTGATGATCGGCGCAGGGCTGGTGGCACGCAAGGCCGCGGCGCTCGGCCTGACCCGCAAACCCTGGGTCAAGACCTCGCTGGCGCCGGGTTCGCAGGTCGTGTCGGCATATCTGGAGGCCGCCGGCCTGCAGGACGATCTCGACAAGATCGGCTTCAACCTCGTGGGCTACGGCTGCACTACCTGCATCGGCAATTCCGGTCCGCTGCAGCCCGAAATCAGCAAGGCGATCAACGACAACGACCTGATCGCCACCTCGGTGCTGTCGGGCAACCGCAACTTCGAGGGCCGCATCAGCCCCGATGTGCGCGCCAACTACCTGGCCAGCCCGCCGCTGGTTGTGGCCTATGCGCTGGCCGGCGACATGAACATCGACATCACCCGCGATCCCATCGCCCAGACCCCGGACGGCAAGGACGTCTATCTCAAGGACATCTGGCCGACCGCGCAGGAAGTGGCCGAACTGGTCGAAAAGACCGTCACCCGCGAGGCGTTCCAGTCGAAATACGCCGACGTCTTCAAGGGCGACGAAAAATGGCAGGGCGTCGAGGTTCCCCAGCAGGAAACCTATGACTGGCCGGCCACCTCGACCTATGTGCAGAACCCGCCCTATTTCCAGGGCATGGGCGCCGAACCCGGCAAGATCACCAATATCGACGGCGCGCGCGTGCTGGCGCTGCTCGGCGACATGATCACCACCGACCACATCTCGCCCGCCGGGTCGTTCAAGGAAACCACGCCGGCCGGCAAATACCTGACCGAACGCCAGGTCGCCCCGCGCGAATTCAATTCCTACGGCTCGCGCCGCGGCAACCACGAAGTCATGATGCGCGGCACCTTCGCCAATATCCGCATCAAGAACGAGATGCTGGACGGCGTCGAAGGCGGCTACACCAAGGGTCCGGACGGCCAGCAGACCTCGATCTACGACGCCGCGATGGCCTACCAGGAACAGGGCACGCCGCTGGTGATCTTCGGCGGCGAACAATACGGCGCCGGATCGTCCCGCGACTGGGCGGCCAAGGGCACCGCGCTGCTCGGCGTCAAGGCGGTGATCGCCGAAAGCTTCGAACGCATCCACCGCTCGAACCTCGTGGGCATGGGCGTGATCCCGTTCGAATTCACCGGCGGCGATACCCGCAAGACCCTGGGCCTGACCGGCGACGAAACCGTGGCGATCCACGGGCTCGACACGATCCAGCCGCTGCAGGAAGTGCCTTGCACGATCACCTATGCCGACGGCACCGAAAAGACGATCACGCTCAAATGCCGGATCGATACCGCGATCGAGATCGAATACATCGAACATGGTGGCGTGCTGCACTACGTGCTGCGCAACCTGGCCAAGGCCGCCTGATACGCCGCCTGACGCGGTGAACCCGGCCCCGCGCGGTGGATCCCGCGCGGGGCCGGAGCCGTTTTCAGGACATGGCTTGCCGATTTTCCGGGCATCTCTCCGGATCGCTGCGCGATTTCCAGCCTATGACGACCCCGTGAGGTTCAATTCAGGCCTTTCCCCCTTATCTCCGACCCATCCGGCGCCAAGATCGGATGCAAAGGAGAGCAGATGAAAACCATTACCTTGATCCAGGCCGCCGCGCTGCTGATGCTTGCCGTCTTCGGCGCCGTGGCGGCGACCGAAAGCCCGCCCGCCTGCCCCTCGCTCGTCGCCGCGGCGCATTGCAGCCTTCCGCTCGACCAGGCGGCACCTGTCCCTTCTTCTCTTTGAAAAATACGCCCTGCCGAGGCGCGGGGCAAAGCCCCGCATCCGAGACGACCTGCGCGCGCGCCAGCGCGCTCATTGGGATGCGGCCAGGGCCTTTTCCAGTTCGGGCACGAAACGCTGCTGGTAATCCGACCCCACCAGCGGCCCGACGAAGCGGAACAGCACCGTGCCGTCGCCCGCGACGATAAAGGTCTCGGGCGGCGCAGTGACACCCCAATCGATGGCCGTGCGCCCCGCCGGGTCGAAGGGCACGCCGATGAAAGGATTGCCATCCTCGGTCAGATACCGCGTCGCCGTGCTTTCCTGGTCCTTGAAGTTCACGCCCACGATCCGGATTCCCGCGTCCTGCATCTCCAGCAGCTTGGGATGCTCGGCGCGGCAGGGCGGGCACCAGCTGGCCCAGAAATTCACCAATGTCACCTCGCCGGTGCGCAACACGTCGTCGCCGGCGCCGGGAAACGCCGCCATCGCGCCGGACGGCAAGGCGGGCGCCTGCTGGCCGATGCGGGTCGAGGGCAATTCGCGCGGGTTCTCGCGATACATCCCGAAAAGCGCCATGATGGCGAAGGCCGCGAAGATCAGCGGCGGCAGCATCATCATGAGCGAAACACGTTTGGGTTCAGCCATGACGCTTCTGCCGCTCCTCTATTGCGGCCAGTTCGCGCTTGATGCGGCGCGCGCGCATCACGCTCACGACAACCAGCGCCACGATCAGTACGATCGACACCGCGTAGGATGACAGGACCGCGCTGG
This window harbors:
- a CDS encoding flagellar motor switch protein FliG, translated to MSQTNALAALPGPARAAAPRGLGRKAKAAIIVQFLLTEGADIPLSVLPDDLQAELTALLGAMRYIDRDTLNSVVGEFADELERLGLSFPGDMAGALNALDGKISSRTAMRLRKEAGVRQTGDPWQRINQLDPERLERLVQSESIEVAAVMLSKIDVAKAAQVLSRLPGEKARRIGYAISMTTGVTPEAVDRIGLSIAAQLDAEPPQAFKARPDERLGAILNYASTADRETLLSQLEEDDAGFAEAVRKAIFTFANIPDRLRAIDVPKITRDVPQEVLATALAGATSEADARTADFLLSNMSKRLSGALREEAEALGEVKTKAAEKAMGQVVAAIRDLVTAGEIEFAEPDEDG
- a CDS encoding lysophospholipid acyltransferase family protein; this translates as MAKTKQPERAHGGWQDRLADWAIRALIWLALRLPARTRLRLVSWIVRRLVSPLIGWHKRALANLDHVWPDLDPAERQRIADGAVDNLARAFIENYDVPEFLHRARGMTLSGEGLAALEQARAQGRPVLFVTGHYGTPEGARCALVSRGETIGGLIRPMSNPFFHDHYVQNMHDLSPPVFEQGRRGTMQLIKHLQSGGKAVLLFDLYDSAGTPIDFLGKPAPTLTSAADIALRTDAVMIPFFGIRHADRFGFDAVFEAPIPHGDPLAMMTEATRRLEARIKADPTQWMWVHRRWKPKRQAKRQRKRAAAMMGP
- a CDS encoding DUF1223 domain-containing protein; amino-acid sequence: MRQIGQWIFAFCVAAAGLAPVAAKAQANPVVVELFTSQGCSSCPPADEILGSLADRDDVIPLALHVDYWDYIGWKDSFAQPGFTKRQKGYAQTGGRRSIYTPQMVINGQEDVVGSHPMKVADLIQKHRESPKKAAVTLERRGNSLVIRAKANGQIAPCDIHLVRYKPSESVKIRRGENAGQTLAYSHIVKDWSVVGRWDGALDFETTVQINGSDPVVVLVQTPRYGPIIAAARLR
- the acnA gene encoding aconitate hydratase AcnA; the encoded protein is MPITVGQDSAKTRKTLSAGGASFAYYSIPAAQAAGLGDFSRLPAALKVVLENMLRFEDGKTVTVDDIKAFAEWGAKGGQNPREIAYRPARVLMQDFTGVPAVVDLAAMRDGIKALGGDPQKINPLNPVDLVIDHSVMIDEFGNPRAFQVNVDREYERNMERYTFLKWGQTAFNNFRVVPPGTGICHQVNLEYLAQTVWTDTDQNGDTVAYPDTLVGTDSHTTMVNGAAVLGWGVGGIEAEAAMLGQPISMLIPEVVGFKLTGAMVEGTTGTDLVLKVVEMLRAKGVVGKFVEFYGPGLDNLPLADRATIANMAPEYGATCGFFPIDDETLRYLRNTGRDEDRIALVEAYAKENGFWRGPDYDPVYTDTLELDMGTIVPAISGPKRPQDYTPLDRAASAFLDVVNEYRGTDSSAAAEDMAAEGPAPTEAPDPRKSAAVEGQDYTLRDGSVVIASITSCTNTSNPYVMIGAGLVARKAAALGLTRKPWVKTSLAPGSQVVSAYLEAAGLQDDLDKIGFNLVGYGCTTCIGNSGPLQPEISKAINDNDLIATSVLSGNRNFEGRISPDVRANYLASPPLVVAYALAGDMNIDITRDPIAQTPDGKDVYLKDIWPTAQEVAELVEKTVTREAFQSKYADVFKGDEKWQGVEVPQQETYDWPATSTYVQNPPYFQGMGAEPGKITNIDGARVLALLGDMITTDHISPAGSFKETTPAGKYLTERQVAPREFNSYGSRRGNHEVMMRGTFANIRIKNEMLDGVEGGYTKGPDGQQTSIYDAAMAYQEQGTPLVIFGGEQYGAGSSRDWAAKGTALLGVKAVIAESFERIHRSNLVGMGVIPFEFTGGDTRKTLGLTGDETVAIHGLDTIQPLQEVPCTITYADGTEKTITLKCRIDTAIEIEYIEHGGVLHYVLRNLAKAA
- a CDS encoding DsbE family thiol:disulfide interchange protein; amino-acid sequence: MAEPKRVSLMMMLPPLIFAAFAIMALFGMYRENPRELPSTRIGQQAPALPSGAMAAFPGAGDDVLRTGEVTLVNFWASWCPPCRAEHPKLLEMQDAGIRIVGVNFKDQESTATRYLTEDGNPFIGVPFDPAGRTAIDWGVTAPPETFIVAGDGTVLFRFVGPLVGSDYQQRFVPELEKALAASQ
- the ccmD gene encoding heme exporter protein CcmD, with the protein product MIPDLGKYASAVLSSYAVSIVLIVALVVVSVMRARRIKRELAAIEERQKRHG